AGTGCGTGGTGTTGGGGCCTGGAATGTTGGCGAAGACAACTGTGGGGTCGTTGTCTGCGTGTTCCAGTCCCGCCCGTCTCATCCACCGCCCACCAGCGCCAGCTCGACTACCTTCTGGGCCTACAGTGCTGATGAGCAGCTCCGCTCTGCCCTGGGCCCTCCCGGCCGCGGCCAGCACAGGCAGACTCCCCGGAGCGCCCTCACTCACGAACAACCTCATTTCGCCGTGGACCCCCACGCTGATGCAACCGGAACCGGTCTCCCGCCAGAGGGCGGACCGACCGCCGCGAGGCACGCCGGGAAATGGAGTCCCGAATGAAGCCGTCCCCCTGGCCTGGCTCCCGGAAAGCTGACTGTTTCTCCCATCATGCAACACTAGAAAACAGGAAAGGAGTGTCATAGAGATGGAGAGGCCTTAGATGCGGTGCCAGAGCGACACATTATTGATGGGAGGACCGGAGAAGACCTTAACGTGTAGGGCCCAGCGCACTTTAATCCTCTAAAGCAGCCAGAAGCCGGTGACAGAAACCGAGGGCCCCACTTTCTTGCTGAAGTGGCGCTGTCATGACAGAGGCAACTCGCAATGGCTTACTCTAGATTCGAGTCCATAAGAATCAGAGTTCTAGAGTTGAGAGTTATGATAAACTTAAtgttgtgctgtgtgcttagggcttccctggtggctcagaagttaaagcgtctgcctccaatgcgggagacccgggttcgatccctaggtagggaagatcccctggagaaggaaatggtaacccactccaatattcttgcctggagaatcccatggacggagaagcctggtaggctacactccacggggtcgcaaagagtcggacacgactgagcgacttcactatgtgcttagtcactcagtcgtgtctgaattaCTTACGTTAGGGACACTAACTTaacgttgctgctgctaagtcgcttcagtcgtgtccaactctgtgcgaccccagagacggcagcccgcaAGGCTCcgccaaccctgggattctccaggcaagaacactggagtgggttgccatttccttcttcaatgcatgaaagtgaaaggtgaaagtgaagtcgctcagtcgtgtctgactcttagcgaccccatggactgcagccaggctcctccgtccatgggattttccaagcaagagtactggagtggggtgccattgccttctccgaacttaacgttgctgctgctgctaagtcgcttcagtcgtgtccgactctgtgcgaccccatggactgcagcctaccaggcttctccgtccatgggattctccaggcaagaacactggagtgggttgccatttccttctccaatgcatgaaagtggaaagtgaaagtgaagtcgctcagtcgtgtctgactcttagcgaccctatggactgcagcctaccaggctcctccgtccatgggattttctgggcaacagtactggagtggggtgccattgccttctccaacttaacGTTAgtgacaattaaaaattaatttagatgTCTTATTAACAAAAGAGAACGTGACtattaaatattgatttaataCTAGTCTGAAGCCATATGCAGACTGGCAATCTCATTAAAGGGAAGGGAGGTTTCGTATAGAAAAGTAGATTGAGGGGACTATGAAGGCTAAGAGTTGGGcaattgtttagtcgctaagtgatgtccaactcttttgtgaccccacagactgtaggctgccaggctcctctgtccatggcatttctcagtcaaaatactggaatgggttgtcagttccttctccaggagatctttccaacccagggttggaattcatgtctcctacattgtcaggtggactctaccactgagccaccaggggcaaTAAGTATATTCTATTCTAGGAAGCACGTATCAGTAATTGAGAAAGGGACCTTCTTAATCATCTTTGAAtcccttttaaattaatttaattaatttaattttattaatttaaattaattaataaaattaattaatatatatttctcaaaaagaactaatttttttaaatggaaaaaaacccacatttttaattttcaaaacactcTGTGGTGGTTCTGGGCCTTTTGAAGCTAAGCCATAAGAAGTCTTGCAGCTTCTGCCCAGGCCTCTTGGCACACTCTGATAGCATTGAACTCCCGTGTAAGAAGTCTTACTACTCTGAGATTGCCATGCAGGAGTGGTGTCATGTTGACATGCTGGTTGACAGTGCCAGCTGATCCCAGCATTCCATCCATCCTCATCAAGGTGTCAGGTATGTGAGTGAAGCTTTCCAGACCACACCATCTATCTGATTGCTGAATACCACCAAGTGATCCTAGTCAACACTACATGGGACAGAAGAATCACCCAGCGGAGCCTTGCCCAAGCCTCTGCCCCATAAAATCATGGGTTCTAAgaaaataattgttattttttaaattacagactGTGAGGTAGCTTCTGtcattctcatttttcagatgaggaaaacttTCTACCCTACAGAGAGGTTACTTTGAGCTATATAAGGCATTGAAGATACAGTTGTTCACAAAATAGGCTTCTACCTTAGCAGAGCTCACAGACTTTCTGGGAAGTTAGAAAAGTCAAATAACCTTAAAGTGTCATGAAAGTTATAATGAGGGAATGTAAAGCTTGCTGTAGGATCTCCTAGTTAGGGCCCTTACTTGACTCTAAGGAGTTAAGAGAGATTTTCTTGTGCAAATGACCTTTCAACTGAGATCTAACTAATGACTAAGAATTAGTCTGATAAAGATTGGTGGAAGTGGAGAGAGGAAGtgtttcaggcagaaggaacaacTTATGCAAAGGACCAGAGACCTCAATTCATTTTAGGAATGTGAGGAATTAGTATGTGGCTGGAATATGGAGTTTGTAGTAGGAAGTGTGAAAATGCTAGGCTAATAGGAGAAAGTCTCTATAAACCATACTGTAAAATCTGGACTTTACTCTGAGGAAAATGGGAAACCTTTGAATGGTTAAGTCAGGGGAGTGGCAGGGCATTTTTATGTTTTGGAAGCATCACTGTGCCAGGAATGGACTGGAGAGGAGCAGAACTATATGCAAGGAGACTAGTTCAGAAATTATATTATCTGGGCTTAAAAAGGCAGTAGTTATAGTGATTAAAGGAAGTAGATTGCAAAGATTTAGTAATCAGCTAAatatgagtgctgaagaatcaagACAGTTAGGGTTGGCTGCTAGATTTCTGGCCTGGGCTATTGGGTACACCCTCAATGTGCTCCAACAGATGATAGTATTTCCCCTTTCATAGTGATTATCGCACTGTATTTTAATCGTTAACAAGAGGGCAACAATTTTACTTTTGACTACACATCACAGCATGCAGAATTTTAATTCCCCAAACAGAGATGGAAGCCctccctcctgcagtggaagggccaagtcctaaccactggaccaccagggaattcgcTAAAAAAGGGCATCTTAATTGATAATGCCTAGCATAGAGTTCTTGCCCTGGTATGTATGatagtaagcattcaataaatatttataaatttaaatttaaattgggagttccctggtagcctaGGTTTTGGGATTCTGGGCTTTTACTGCCAtggccccagttcaatccctggtcgatgAAGATCCAGCAAGCCGCTTGGTGTGGCACTCccccaaaaattaattaattaacttaataGTGGTACTGCGAGAGAAACAAGTTTATGGAGGAAGCTGACAAGTTCAATTCAGAACATACTATGTGGTACCTGTGAAAAACCCAAGTGGAGTTTTTCAGTGGACAATGGATTAGACTGGAGCTCCAGAGAAAGATCTGGACTGGAAATACAGTGCCAGTGACATATGGAGGTCATTTGAGCTGGGGAGAGAATAAGACCACCAATGGTATATAGAAGGCAAAGGGCACAGGATCTTAGACAGACTTCTGGGGTTTAAGAAACAAGCAAAGTTCTTTCTTATGCAACAAAGAAggaattgctaaaaaaaaaaaaactaagaaggaCACCAGCAATGTTTGTAGGAGAGAAAGGTCAACTGTATTGGTTGTTGCTGAGATGTCAAGCAACATAAGGACTGCAGAATGTCTCTGCAGAGGCAGGCCACACCCTATGAGGAGTGAACTTGCAAAAGTGAGGGAATGAGGGAGAGGAAATAGAGACCTCCATGTGTAGGCAGCTGTTTCAAGAAATTTGACtgtgaaaaggaagagagagatagGGTAGCAACTAGAGAGTACAGTAAATGAAGGGAAGTTTGTCTAAAGATGGGAGAGACTTGGATATGTTTAAAAGCTAAtggtagggtttccctggtagtacagtggataagaatctgttagccaatgcaggggagatgggtttgatccctggtctgggaggattctaaatccctcagagcagctaagcccatgtgccacaactactgagcctgtgctctagagccaggagccacagctactgagtgcTGCATCTACTGAAGctcatgcacctagagcctgtgcaccaagagaagccactgcaatgaggagcccatgcactgcaacgaagagcacCCCCTGCTCACTGTAACTTTGAAAAAGCttgagtgcagcaatgaagactcagtgcaaccaaaaattaattaaataaataataaaattttaaaatgcattaaacaaataaaaactaatgGTAAGGAgtcaataaagatgaaaaagtgcaggagagaaggcagaagaggatgagatttGAGCACTTAACAACCaccagatgaatgaataaatgaataagaaaaaaagtgttagtcactcagtccaagtctctgtgtccccatggactgtagccctccaggctcctctgtctatgggattctccaggcaagaatactggagtgggtagccatttccttggTCACTATTTTGGAAGTAGGAAGGGAGAGTGGAGGGGCAAGGTTCTCCACATGTTGAAAGTGGAGCAAACTAAGAAGAAGATCACCAAGGCAGAATCCCAGTATTGGCAACCCAGGCCTCAGATCAGGTGTCAGGGGAGGAGACCTGGCTCTCTGATGTCACCAAGAAGGTGGGGCCCTCCCTATTCCAGGTCTCCAAAGCCAGAGAGCAAGCCTGTGACTTGCAGGAGAGAAACtgagagaaggggagaagaggAATGATCAGGTAAGGAGGAAGCACTAAGTTCTGGGGCTTAAAGTTCTGGCAATAGACAGTGGGGGTCAGTTCCCATCTTCAACCAGGGAGAAACGGACATTAATCCTTCATCCACCCCCATAAGCTGTCAAAGCATCCTGTGCTATTTGTCCATAGTCCCTGATTCAATTGtaattaatacatttattatgTCATTAGTTGATATCTGTCTTTAAGCTTTGAGAGGGCAAGGGCTatgtctctctccttcccttctcgtATCTCCAGTAGCTGACGCTGTTCTTTTCACACAGGAGGTGGTCAGCCAACCCTTGTTAAGAGCATGAATTAATGAACCCACACACTAAAGTAGGGTCCCACCCAAGAGACTTACGTACCAAGGATCATATCAGTGTTTCTCAGGTCCCCAAAATACATCCTAAATTGATTTTACCTTTTCCTCAAACTGAACCCCTCTGTGTTTCTCCTAACCACTTTCTCTCCAATTTGATCTTACTATTTCTCTggctctctgtttctctgtcttgaTGTTTTTCTGAATCAGACAGGAAGCACACAGCTTCAGGTCTGTGGCTATCAGTAATGGAAATATTGGTCCTTGTGTAAATTTAATAAAGAGTCACAAATTTTTGTATCTTTGTCATCCATTAACTCTTTGCCTGTGTTCTATCTCAAACCtgattctttctcttcatcttcctgTGTTCAGCTCAAGAGTCCCATCACCATTCAGGGCCAGCTCCTCCTGTCCCTAGATCTTCTGTTGGGCCCCGGAAGGTACTTGGAGGAAAATCACCCAACTAGATCCCCTCCTCTGACTTCCTGCCGTGCTGGTCTCGCAGCCCTGCTGACCACATCCTCTCTCACCTTACTTATGTACTTCCTCATTAGACACATCACCCAGGACTTCTCAGACCCCAAAACCTCTTACTGACCCCCATTTGGGTCTTCTGCCTTACCCTCTCCTCTCATGACAGGGTTTCTGTTCTTATCTTCTGCCCCAAACTGCTCTTAGAACCATGTCTCTCTGCCTGCAAGCAGTCAGTCCTGTCTTTTTCTGGATCTCCATCACCCCATTTTCCCATAGGTGATGGTATTGACAACAATGCTATCAGGCCGGTGGTGGCCAAGCACCTGGGGAAACTTGGGGCTGGGGTCCCGAAGCCCTTCTAGGGGATCCCAGCTCTGTGCTCTCTATGCCTTTACTTACACTGGGGCAGATGGCCGGCAGGTGTCTTTGGCTGAAGGAGACAGGTTCCTACTGCTTCGAAAGACCAACTCAGACTGGTGGTTAGCAAGGCGCCTGGGAGCACCATCCACCTCTCGCCCCGTCTTTGTCCCAGCTGCCTACATGATAGAGGAATCTAGCCCTTCCCACAGCCCAACGACCATCACCCCCAGCCAATCTCTCTGGACTCATGGTGAGTAGGTCCTCCCCCATCGCCTTCCTACCTCCCTGGCTTCTGGGAATTATTGGAAAGATCTCCTTCCCCCAAGCTTCTGCTGACCCTCGACTCCTACTCCTTCTCCCCTCCGTGGTGTCCCCATTGCCCCTCCTTCCTAGTCTCAAGCCTCCTAGATCTCATGTAATTTTCCACTTGCTCTTTTCCTGTGAGCCCTCAGGATGGGGGACCTAGCCAAGAACCCTGGGGGGACCCTGCCTCCAactctttccatttctctgtttcCAGGGCCAAAGTTACTTCCTGGCTCCCTGGAGGAGATGAACCTGTGTCAGGAACCCCCAGGCAGAGCCCAGGCTACATCGGAGcagcctcctccccttccccctaaAATGTGTAGAAGTGTCAGTGTTACCAACTTGAGGCCCAGCCTCCTGAAGCCCTTCCGGGAAGGACCAAGTGGAAGATCCCTTTCTCAGGAAAACTTGCTGACCAAGACCGATGCCAACGTGGTGAGTCATAGCACCTCTTTGGAGCAATTGTCACTGCTGGGCTCAGTTCTAGGCACATTGGCCAACAGGACAGACAGAATCTCTGCCCTCCAGGGATTCCCATGGGGATGATGAACACATAAATAAGAAAGCCTTTGAAACTAAtaagcgctgctgctgctaagtcgcttcagtcgtgtccgactctgtgcgaccccagagacagcagcccaccaggctcctctgtccctgggattctccaggcaagaacactggagtgggttgccatttccttctccaacgcatgaaagtgaaaagtgaaagtgaagtcactcagtcgtgtccgactcctagcgacctcatggactgcagcctagcaggctcctctgtccatgggattttccaggcaagagtactggagtggggtgccattgctaccaAGAAGCTAAATGTGGTGAAGGATGACTGGTCTAGGGAGGCATCTCTGAGGAAATAACAGAGTTGAATCTGAataaggagaaagaaacagcccTGAAATAAACGAGATGAGAGATGGAATTCTAGCTCTGGGACAGCAAGTAGCAAAGATCCTGAGGCTATGTGGAAACTACAAAATGATAGAGGGACTGAAAGGCCTGCTCAGCTTTGCTCTCCTTGTCTCAGCCTCCTGACTCCTGGCCCAGtgcagggttttttgtttttgtttttttttttttgctgtgttcgGTCATGCTAGCTCAGGTTACTAGCAAGTTTCCTCTAGAGATGTAACTTCTTTTTCTAGAGATGTAACTCCTTTGATCTTCCTGAAGATTTGGCTCTTCACCTCTCTCTTACTTACTAGTGGGTGAAAAATGGCCCCTCCTCTCTCATACTTTGCTAGCTAGCAGGGCTCTCTGACCCCTCTCCATCTCCTTATACTCTGGAGGATATGAGGGTGGGACGCTGCCCCTCCCTCCACTCGAGAAAAGCCTGTTCCCCTTTCCTGAGGTCCtccggtgggggtggggtgggggaggagggaagttGGCAACAGGAAGTGAGGAGAAAAGCAAAGTCTGTGAGGGAgggagtcaaagaaaaaaaaaaaaaaacaaccactggGGACTAGGGTTTCCTCCTCAGTACCTGGGTCAACCCAGACAGGAGCTGGTGGTGAGAATATGGTggtggagagaggagggggtGGTTAGAGAGGAGATTGGGGAGGGGCCCAGCAGAATAACGACCTTTCTTCCCCCTTTGCTTGCAGGCAAGACCCCAGACCCTCATGTCAAAGGCCCCTGTGTACTGCAACCTGGTGGACCTTCGCCGCTGTCCCCGGTCCCCGCCCTCAAGCCCCTCGTGCCCCCCACTGCAGAGGCTGGACGCCTGGGAGCAGCACTTGGACCCCAACTCTGGACGCTGCTTCTACATAAATTCACTGACTGGCTGTAAATCCTGGAAGCCCCCACGCCACACTCGAACCCGAGAGACGGTGAGACCTTCCCTCCTTCTTGTCCCTTGTCCCTTGAGTCTCCTCCTTTTCCCTCCTGATCCCCAAAGTAGCATGTTTTCTCACTGGGACTCTCAGAAGATCAGAAGAATCAAAAAATTGTGAGAAGGGCTTTGAGAGCCAACAGAGATGGCGTTTCGATGGGTGCAGTTTTACCTTTCCCTCTGTCCAGAACCCCAGCTCCATGGAGGGGACACAGACGTTGAATAGGGACAATGGTATCCTGCAGCCTCAGGCAAAGGACGAAGAATCTGGTCCCAAGACATCAGAGCTTTTCGACTCCCAGGTGagatcccttcctcctcctgatcACATTCGGAAAAGCCATCTTTTTCGACTTTCTCTTTTACTTGAGATATTCTCTTTACTGGAGACATTACCCCAGCAACCCCCTGCCTCACACCCACATCCGCATCCCTCTTCCCCCTACAGCCAGGGACTCCTTAGTTAAAGGTTTCCCCACCTGTTTCTCCAATCCCCTCCCTCAGGGTTCACCCTACCTCTGTAGACGCACCTCCCAGCTGGACCCTGGCAAGCCTTCATCTTTGCAGTGCCCTCGGCCTCTGCCGACGGTCCTAGATGACCCTCACGTAAGTCTCTGTTTTCCTTGTGAACGCCAAAatcctccctgccccagcccccagtTCTTGCTCCTGCAGAAAGGCCTTCCTCTTTCTGAGTGATCTCTGGGTACTCTCTCACCGAGCACCCATCCGGTCAAACCTTAAAGGTTCTCACTcctgggagatcccctgggggagagcCATGGTGACTGTGGGGGCGCTGGGTGACTTATTGAGGCCCTTCCTGCCACTTCCCAGGAGGTGGAAAAGTCGGGCCTGCTCAATATGACCAAGATCGCCCAGGGCGGGCGCAAGCTCCGGTGAGAACTGGGAACACAGCCCGGGCTGCGGCTGGAGGGTTCGCGGGTAGCGCGGAGGGTTGGGAGAGGCCCTCCTCTATGTGACTCTCAATGACCTTTGCTCTATTACCACCGCCCCTGCAGGAAGAACTGGGGCCCCTCTTGGGTGGTATTAGCGGGTAACAGCCTGGTGTTCTACCGAGAACCGCCGCCGACCGCCCCCGCCACTGCCTGGGTGAGTGTGAGGGAGGGGCGCAGGGGGCGGGGAGCTGGAGGGGTTCCGGCACCCTTTCTACTCACCTTAGGCCAGCTGCGGGGGCGGAGGTGGGGCTGGCAAGGTCACCAGTCCTCGCAGGCCTCCGGGTGAGGGAGGCAGTGAGGCGAGCAGcgccctggcctcagtttcccccctcGTTGCCAGGGACCAGCG
Above is a genomic segment from Bos indicus isolate NIAB-ARS_2022 breed Sahiwal x Tharparkar chromosome 5, NIAB-ARS_B.indTharparkar_mat_pri_1.0, whole genome shotgun sequence containing:
- the ARHGAP9 gene encoding rho GTPase-activating protein 9 isoform X1, whose protein sequence is MVLTTMLSGRWWPSTWGNLGLGSRSPSRGSQLCALYAFTYTGADGRQVSLAEGDRFLLLRKTNSDWWLARRLGAPSTSRPVFVPAAYMIEESSPSHSPTTITPSQSLWTHGPKLLPGSLEEMNLCQEPPGRAQATSEQPPPLPPKMCRSVSVTNLRPSLLKPFREGPSGRSLSQENLLTKTDANVARPQTLMSKAPVYCNLVDLRRCPRSPPSSPSCPPLQRLDAWEQHLDPNSGRCFYINSLTGCKSWKPPRHTRTRETNPSSMEGTQTLNRDNGILQPQAKDEESGPKTSELFDSQGSPYLCRRTSQLDPGKPSSLQCPRPLPTVLDDPHEVEKSGLLNMTKIAQGGRKLRKNWGPSWVVLAGNSLVFYREPPPTAPATAWGPAGSRPESSVDLRGAALAHGRHLSSRRHVLHIRTVPGHEFLLQSDQEAELRAWHSALRAVIERLDRENPLEGRLSGSGPAELEELSPGEDEEEESEPVSKSLLRIGGRRSSSRCPETAEQNRVRNKLKRLIAKRPPLQTLQERGLLRDQVFGCQLESLCQREGDTVPSFVRLCVAAVDKRGLDVDGIYRVSGNLAVVQKLRFLVDRERAITSDGRYMFPEQPGQEGRLDLDSAEWDDIHVITGALKLFLRELPQPLVPSLLLPDFRAAVALTESEQCLSQIQELISSMPKPNHDTLRYLLEHLCRVIAHSDKNRMTPHNLGIVFGPTLFRPEQETSDPVAHVLYPGQVVQLMLTNFTRVFP
- the ARHGAP9 gene encoding rho GTPase-activating protein 9 isoform X2: MVLTTMLSGRWWPSTWGNLGLGSRSPSRGSQLCALYAFTYTGADGRQVSLAEGDRFLLLRKTNSDWWLARRLGAPSTSRPVFVPAAYMIEESSPSHSPTTITPSQSLWTHGPKLLPGSLEEMNLCQEPPGRAQATSEQPPPLPPKMCRSVSVTNLRPSLLKPFREGPSGRSLSQENLLTKTDANVARPQTLMSKAPVYCNLVDLRRCPRSPPSSPSCPPLQRLDAWEQHLDPNSGRCFYINSLTGCKSWKPPRHTRTRETNPSSMEGTQTLNRDNGILQPQAKDEESGPKTSELFDSQGSPYLCRRTSQLDPGKPSSLQCPRPLPTVLDDPHEVEKSGLLNMTKIAQGGRKLRKNWGPSWVVLAGNSLVFYREPPPTAPATAWGPAGSRPESSVDLRGAALAHGRHLSSRRHVLHIRTVPGHEFLLQSDQEAELRAWHSALRAVIERLDRENPLEGRLSGSGPAELEELSPGEDEEEESEPVSKSLLRIGGRRSSSRCPETAEQNRVRNKLKRLIAKRPPLQTLQERGLLRDQVFGCQLESLCQREGDTVPSFVRLCVAAVDKRGLDVDGIYRVSGNLAVVQKLRFLVDRERAITSDGRYMFPEQPGQALTESEQCLSQIQELISSMPKPNHDTLRYLLEHLCRVIAHSDKNRMTPHNLGIVFGPTLFRPEQETSDPVAHVLYPGQVVQLMLTNFTRVFP